CTCCGCTCAGGATGACACGTCTGAAGCGCCGCGCGGGCGGACGTGGCGACGCCCCGGGTCCCTCCGCCTCGACGCCGAGGCGGACGGGGTCAGGCGAACTGGAGCCGGCGGCCCTTCGGCGTTGGGATCTCGCGGCCCAGTTCCCGCGCCGTCTCGATCCACTCTCGCATGATGACCTGCACGGTCTCCATTACCTCCGTGTACGTCTCCCCATCGGCCATGCACCCGGGTAGTTCCGGGACCTCGGCAAGATATGCCTCGTCCTCGTCGCTCCAGTAGACGATGACTTCGTAGCGGAGGTCAGGGGTTTCCATCGGGAACGAGGCGATAGGCGACAAGCAGAGTCCGGACCTGCTTCACTTGGTACGACTTGGCAGCAGTGCCCTTCGGCTGGAGATTCAAGATCTCTGGAACACCAGGGTAGCTGAATATATGATGGCTCCCCTTGACCCTCTCCTCGAACCCGAGCCGGAGGAGGATGCGGCGCACCTCCTCGAACGAGAAGCTAGCGTCTGATGTACCACGGAGGAGGCGTTCGAGAGCTTTTGCTGCCTTGGACATGGCACGAGCCGGAGTGTGGGTAAAGGTGGAAAACGATTGGTTGCAACCACCGCCCCGGCATCCCTACCATGAGGTCCCCACCTCGGTAGCGATCGGTCCGGAAGCGGACGGTCGCGTCGAACTTCCACCCCGTTGCGACTCATCGCGGCGGGGTGGTTTTTAGGTTCGCGCTTCACGGCGACGGTAGCAACCGTCATCCGTCCACGGCTTATCCACAGCGTGGGTGAATCGGCCTCTCCCGCCTCGGTCGCCCCCTCAGCGCGCCCGGGCGGCCCGAGTCGCTCCGTCCTCTATCTCCAGAGGCACTCGGATAATGGTTCCTCCTCTTTGTGCTCTCCCAGCGCTCGCAGGAGCCACTTAGGACCTATCCGAAAAGGTAGTCGTCGGCTGAGATCGGGCATCGGCGCCAGACGATCACGGCACACGCCAGGTGGAGCAAGGCCGCGAAGTTCTCGGCCTTCTTCTCCCACCGGATTAGCAGCCGCCGGAACCGGTTGAGCCACGAGTGCGCCGCCTCGACGACCCATCGTCGTGCCCGGTACCCCGGCATCTTCAGCGCCAGCTTCTCGTCGCCTCGGCTCAGGATGTGGGTGACGTACCCCGATGCGCTCAGCGCCGAGCGGACCGAATCGAAGTCGTACCCCTTGTCGGCGCACAGGTGCTGCTCGGCCTCGAACGACACGACGGCCATCGAGTCGAGCACGGGCTCGACCTGCGTCATGTCGTTGCGGTTGGCGCCGGTCACGACGAGCCCGACCGGGAGCCCGTGGCCTTCGGTGAGCAGGTGGCGCTTGGTGCCCGACTTGCCGCGATCCGTCGGGTTGGGGCCGGTCGCCGCGCCCCCGAGCGGCGCCTTCGTCGTCGCCCCGTCGATCGCTTGCCACGTCCAGTCGAGCCCGACGGAGGCGTCGAACTCGACGAGTCCCGTCGCCCAGAGGTGAGCGAAGACGTCGGCCTCGGCCCACTCCTGGAACCGGTCGTGGACGGTCGAGGCCGCCCCGAGACACCGTGGCAGCGCCTTCCACTGGATGCCGGTGGTGAGCACGTAGAAGATCGCGGCGAAGACCTCGCGGTCGGGCTTCCGGGGTCGGCCTCCACCGGGTGGCTCGGGGAGCAGCGGCTCGACGGCGGCCCAGAGTTCGGGGGGCGGCAGGAAGCGGGCGTCGATCTCAGACTCGAAGTCGGGCGCGCTAGCTTGAGCGCGTGCGGGCGTCGCGGGCACGTCGGGCGTGAGGAGAGGTAAGAGTCCCTCAAGCTAGACGGCCGGGCGCCCGCACCCTTTTCGGATAGGTCCTTAGGCTACATCGCAGCGCAAGAAGAAACGCCCCCGGCTCCAAAGAACCGGGGGCGCCCGCCTCGGCACAGTCACCGAGGCAGCCAAAGCCGGAGGGATCAGCCGCAGCCCGTGGACGAGCCGCAGTTCGGGCAGGAGTAGCAGCTCCCCGCCCGCACCGTGATCCCGCCGCAGTTGGGGCAGGCCGGCGCGTCGTCCTGGTTGTCGAAGGCGCCGAGCTGGCCCTTCGCGTCGGCCGCGAGGGCGGCCTCGACGGAGCCGCCGACGTGCGTCGGCTGGCCGGCGTCCACGACGGCCTGGGCCGTCGCGAACAGGTCGGCCTGCGTCTGGTCCTCGGCGGGGCCGTGGGCCTTGGACTCGTTCGCCACCGCGACGACCGGGTCGGCCTCGGGCTCGTCGTCGGCCAGGTCCTTGGGCGCGCCGTCGCCGCCCGAGAGGAACTTGATCGAGAGGTAGCGGAAGATGTAGTCCGTGATCGACTTGGCGATCGGGATCTGGGGGTTGTTCGTGAACCCGGCCGGCTCGAACCGGACGTGGCCGAACTTGCTCACGAGGTCCTCCAGCGGCACGCCGTACTGGAACGCCAGCGAGATCGCCGTCGCGAAGCTGTCCATCAGCCCGGCGATCGTCGAGCCCTGCTTGGCCATCGTGATAAAGATCTCCCCGGGCCGGCCGGCGTTGCGGTGGCCCTCCGGGTAGAGGCCCACGTGGAGGTACCCCTCGTGGCCCGCGACCGAGAACTTGTGCGTCACGCTCGGCCGCTCGTCCGGCAGCCGCTCGCGGTGCGGGCGGTAGACCACCTTCTCGACGACCTTCTCCACCTCGCGGATCTCCGGCTCTGGCGTCGACGCGCCGTCGCCCGAGTAGGCGGCCTCGGCGGCCGTCGTCTTGCCCTTCGTGTTGCCGCCGGACGTCGTCGAGAGCGGCTGGCTCCGCTTCGAGTTCTCGCGGTAGATCGCGACCGCCTTCAGCCCGAGCTCCCAGCTCTTCATGTAGGCGTCGGCGATGTCCTCGACCGTCGCGTGCTCCGGGAGGTTGACCGTCTTCGAGATGGCGCCCGAGATGAACGGCTGGCACGCGGCCATCATCCGGATGTGGCCCATGTGCGAGATCGAGCGCTCGCCGTTGTGCGGTTTGAACGCGCAGTCGAACACCGGGAGGTGCTCGTCGCGGAGGCCCGGGGCGCCCTCGATCGTGTCGTGCTCGTCGATGTACTCGCGGATGACCTGGGACTCAGCCTCCGTGTAGCCGAGCCGAGCCAGCGCCTCCGGCACCGTCTGGTTGACGATCTTCATGAGCCCGTCGCCCTTGCCCGCGAGGAGCTTGTACTTGACGAGCGCGAGGTCGGGCTCGATGCCCGTCGTGTCGCAGTCCATCATGAAGCCGATGGTCCCCGTCGGAGCGAGGACCGTGGCCTGCGCGTTCCGGTAGCCGTACGTCTCGCCGAGGGCGACCATCCGGTCGGCGCTCTCCTGGGCGGCGTCGCGGAGGTAGGCCGGGCAGCTGGCGTCGATCTCCTTCACGGCGTCGCGGTGCATCCGCATCACGTCGAGGAAGGGCTCCGCGTTCTCGGCGTAGCCGGCGAACGGGCCGATCTTTTCGTTCGCGGCGATCTCGGCGGAGCGGGCGTAGGCCTCGCAGTGCTCGATCGCCATGAGCGCGCCGGCGACCGCGCGGCCCTCGTCGGAGTCGTAGGGGAGGCCCATCGACATGAGGAGCGCGCCGAGGTTGGCGAACCCGAGGCCGAGCGGCCGGAACGCGTGGCTGTTGGCCGCAATCGAGGCCGACGGGTAGCCGGCGTTGTCGACGAGGATCTCCTGGGCCGTGATGAACAGGCGGGCCGCCGCGCGGTAGCGCTCGACGTCGAAGCCACCGTCAGCCGTCTTGAACTTGCGGAGGTTGAGCGAGGCGAGGTTGCACGCGCTGTCGTCCAAGAA
This sequence is a window from Rubrivirga marina. Protein-coding genes within it:
- a CDS encoding type II toxin-antitoxin system HicA family toxin, giving the protein MSKAAKALERLLRGTSDASFSFEEVRRILLRLGFEERVKGSHHIFSYPGVPEILNLQPKGTAAKSYQVKQVRTLLVAYRLVPDGNP
- a CDS encoding type II toxin-antitoxin system HicB family antitoxin, with the translated sequence METPDLRYEVIVYWSDEDEAYLAEVPELPGCMADGETYTEVMETVQVIMREWIETARELGREIPTPKGRRLQFA
- a CDS encoding vitamin B12-dependent ribonucleotide reductase, with the translated sequence MAKQKAPAVSGGLTIDRVFSTEGQHPFDSVAWESRDAAIKNHTGEAIFEQLGVEFPEAFTPLAVNVVASKYFYGDLAKGNGSPAEGQREYSLKQLVHRVTRTITDWGRDQNYFATDADAETFYDELTWLCTNQYGAFNSPVWFNVGLHAQYGVRDSGGKTISGWDFEKGEVVDVDPYERPQASACFIISVDDSVDDIWQLMGESARLFKFGSGVGADWSKLRSSHEKLSGGGIPSGPVSFMKVQDATGGTIKSGGKTRRAAIMQTLKVWHPDILEFVRAKQTEERKAWALIEEGYDGSFNGDAYGSVAFQNVNQSVRLDDAFMEAANKGQKYKLTAVTSGEAVDEVDAEDLLLQIAEGTHVCGDPGAQYEDTIQRWHTCKNTGPINSSNPCSEYMFLDDSACNLASLNLRKFKTADGGFDVERYRAAARLFITAQEILVDNAGYPSASIAANSHAFRPLGLGFANLGALLMSMGLPYDSDEGRAVAGALMAIEHCEAYARSAEIAANEKIGPFAGYAENAEPFLDVMRMHRDAVKEIDASCPAYLRDAAQESADRMVALGETYGYRNAQATVLAPTGTIGFMMDCDTTGIEPDLALVKYKLLAGKGDGLMKIVNQTVPEALARLGYTEAESQVIREYIDEHDTIEGAPGLRDEHLPVFDCAFKPHNGERSISHMGHIRMMAACQPFISGAISKTVNLPEHATVEDIADAYMKSWELGLKAVAIYRENSKRSQPLSTTSGGNTKGKTTAAEAAYSGDGASTPEPEIREVEKVVEKVVYRPHRERLPDERPSVTHKFSVAGHEGYLHVGLYPEGHRNAGRPGEIFITMAKQGSTIAGLMDSFATAISLAFQYGVPLEDLVSKFGHVRFEPAGFTNNPQIPIAKSITDYIFRYLSIKFLSGGDGAPKDLADDEPEADPVVAVANESKAHGPAEDQTQADLFATAQAVVDAGQPTHVGGSVEAALAADAKGQLGAFDNQDDAPACPNCGGITVRAGSCYSCPNCGSSTGCG
- a CDS encoding IS5 family transposase — encoded protein: MDARFLPPPELWAAVEPLLPEPPGGGRPRKPDREVFAAIFYVLTTGIQWKALPRCLGAASTVHDRFQEWAEADVFAHLWATGLVEFDASVGLDWTWQAIDGATTKAPLGGAATGPNPTDRGKSGTKRHLLTEGHGLPVGLVVTGANRNDMTQVEPVLDSMAVVSFEAEQHLCADKGYDFDSVRSALSASGYVTHILSRGDEKLALKMPGYRARRWVVEAAHSWLNRFRRLLIRWEKKAENFAALLHLACAVIVWRRCPISADDYLFG